From a region of the Andrena cerasifolii isolate SP2316 chromosome 13, iyAndCera1_principal, whole genome shotgun sequence genome:
- the LOC143375631 gene encoding nudC domain-containing protein 1 has protein sequence MTKIVELRPDRNLINSKFEKYQFSTDEIRIASEKDLKADVFRLELTSNRDSLLETRLFAFHNHLFKNPYDTSCWFVDESWSIWRLRENGALDLVHTIHNSNANVQNLYNPSIGFTSNNIVASSDGGDCVKLLITDAQECVKAFTLSDTEPGVILDVQYISATSTVAIALCNISSTGEKKFTRLLLLTYAWRNAGETSESFELIGKEALKVNGAIEYVYIEDDGKHLHSICQDYIGFECPKAQEPVDNKSDSEKTEINIPRYCWSQDEDSLTVWINVEKEHERNVNVHVTALELSVTMNGKVLIQGQCQNRLDEELTTWKYEQDTFKLELSKFESGLMWSELIKGDTGGECLANEALAAEIHSKLAHLCTNRVDGKLEGQPCLGFNAEQLEECDLEGKDNLLQRIHLAPQENTHLAMLGASNHVLFTYKTKSGQAICLRHDNDGCLWITGQADDTKWDMEHCYTFPGFGYVEASKSNKKFCVSPVDGSYVAILEHTRYIFLYKRPELTDRVGKQWIVDLGTETCPVMGAAATNKYLIVLTKNKLCRLHISF, from the exons atgaCGAAAATTGTTGAATTGCGCCCTGATAGAAACCTGATAAACTCGAAATTCGAGAAATATCAATTTTCTACCGATGAAATTCGAATAGCCTCCGAGAAAGACTTAAAAGCTG ATGTTTTTAGGTTAGAGTTGACGTCGAACCGAGACTCCTTATTAGAAACTCGTTTATTCGCTTTTCATAATCATTTGTTCAAAAATCCATACGACACGTCGTGTTGGTTCGTAGACGAAAGTTGGTCGATTTGGCGGCTGAGAGAGAACGGTGCCTTAGACCTGGTGCATACGATACACAACTCTAACGCAAATGTACAGAATTTGTATAACCCGTCGATTGGATTTACTAGCAATAACATCGTCGCAAGTTCTGACGGAGGAGATTGCGTAAAATTACTGATAACAGATGCTCAGGAATGCGTTAAAGCATTCACGCTGAGTGACACGGAACCTGGAGTCATATTAGACGTACAGTATATAAGCGCAACATCTACCGTTGCAATCGCGCTGTGTAACATCAGCAGTACAGGCGAAAAGAAATTCACAAGACTGTTGCTACTGACGTACGCTTGGAGAAACGCAGGAGAGACCAGCGAGTCTTTTGAGCTAATTGGAAAAGAGGCTTTAAAAGTAAATGGCGCCATCgaatatgtatacatagaagACGACGGGAAGCATTTGCATTCCATTTGTCAGGACTATATCGGATTCGAGTGTCCAAAGGCGCAAGAGCCTGTTGATAATAAAAGCGACTCGGAGAAAACGGAAATAAATATTCCGAGATATTGCTGGTCCCAAGATGAAGATTCATTGACCGTTTGGATTAACGTAGAGAAAGAGCACGAGAGAAACGTTAACGTTCATGTAACGGCGCTGGAGCTGTCGGTAACGATGAATGGTAAGGTGCTGATACAAGGTCAATGCCAAAACAGATTGGACGAGGAGTTAACCACGTGGAAATACGAGCAGGATACGTTTAAGCTTGAACTATCGAAATTCGAGAGTGGCTTGATGTGGAGCGAGTTAATTAAAGGCGATACAGGTGGCGAATGCTTGGCTAATGAGGCACTAGCAGCCGAAATCCATTCTAA gcTGGCGCATTTGTGTACGAACCGGGTAGACGGTAAATTAGAAGGGCAGCCTTGTTTGGGTTTCAACGCCGAGCAGCTCGAGGAATGCGATCTCGAAGGGAAGGATAATCTTCTGCAAAGAATTCATCTTGCTCCGCAAGAGAACACGCATTTGGCGATGCTCGGAGCCAGTAATCACGTGCTATTTACGTACAAAACGAAATCCGGGCAGGCGATTTGCCTGAGACACGACAACGATGGTTGCTTGTGGATTACTGGTCAAGCGGACGATACTAAGTGGGATATGGAGCATTGTTATACTTTTCCTGGTTTCGGTTACGTCGAAGCTAGCAAAAGTAATAAGAAGTTCTGTGTTTCACCAGTCG ACGGTTCGTACGTAGCTATACTGGAGCACACGAGATACATATTTCTTTACAAAAGACCCGAATTAACTGATCGGGTTGGGAAACAATGGATCGTTGATTTGGGTACCGAAACCTGCCCCGTTATGGGAGCGGCCGCTACAAATAAATATCTAATTGTACTtactaaaaataaattatgccgTTTACACATTTCTTTCTAA
- the Cmtr1 gene encoding cap methyltransferase 1, which yields MRSNSDDSDCDERSVGNQSDDHGTEEKEAYPTFFPEESSEKGHGKKRNHAATVDESSDLNDSDCNEDYYENFEERVDMQFRSHSMYQDLSYEQDSADESTSQNVQNEHVNNKGLKAIDEGEESKTRAAFDEPCHYSKRRKIDTEGKTDEGTADQQPQEQKTVLDGKGAAQRIMRMMGYKEGHGLGKNKQGRVELVEASKQHGRRGLGHHVPGLEALGLKWTSTDEEIKVVEELEWISSPATLPTIEEIKGWLEQGPKKKSIDDETLFCDKDVVLNVVNSKSVFDKLDNVEVRRARARCNPYETIRGAIFLNRAAVKMANIDKACKFMFTNPEGLDRHDLLYFADVCAGPGGFSEYVLWRKKWHANGFGFTLKNENDFKLDNFYAGSPETFHPYYGPKDNGDAFDRSNQQGFKELIMKHTRGKGVHFMMSDGGFLVDKDKNLQEIFFKQLYLCQCLIALMIVRVKGHFVTKLFDLFTPFSAGLVYLMYRCFEEVCIFKPNSSRPANSERYLICKKKRPGTKRIEEHLDYVNGLLGKNDDNNDVVQLVAFKELEREEQFLQYLRESNKNLGRKQIIGLRKIAAFCEDSTLTEPKQADMRKGCCEYWNIPTDTRIKPRQMKPQEKLKTLLNGSVTFLNSEPKKLTTDNIGSTILKEPYDWFCIPCGSGPSSEANRNATFYMSMGRTKVYRYGKREWVPVGDINIELPPDTLVYAELVYEIRKEFRLQSKVLALHILDALVLGGEDISQKYVGERHRLIQKFCQALWKPDGGSHARIRAKELFPVGPNIGEKLYVKQHILKNNLPALGYEFSLTPLDCNDSDDDKPYIIPNSILFLKSTACSWNRYFSNTYNLTYVFNSANGDKSFDMDRPAAAEAGFIESFENRVIWYWPNDETLPMEKVVELVKGKYTKHEVSLEY from the exons ATGAGAAGCA ATTCTGACGATAGCGACTGCGACGAACGGAGCGTGGGCAACCAAAGTGACGACCATGGGACGGAGGAGAAAGAAGCATACCCGACCTTCTTCCCGGAGGAGTCCAGCGAGAAAGGACACGGTAAGAAAAGGAACCACGCAGCTACGGTAGACGAGAGCTCGGACTTAAACGACAGTGACTGTAACGAGGACTACTACGAGAATTTCGAGGAGCGAGTAGATATGCAGTTCAGATCGCACAGTATGTACCAGGATCTGTCGTACGAGCAAGACTCAGCTGACGAGTCTACCAGCCAAAATGTACAGAACGAGCATGTAAATAATAAAGGGCTGAAGGCTATTGACGAGGGGGAGGAGTCGAAGACGAGGGCCGCGTTTGACGAGCCTTGCCACTACAGCAAGCGACGGAAAATTGACACTGAGGGTAAGACTGACGAAGGTACTGCCGATCAGCAGCCGCAAGAGCAGAAAACGGTTCTCGATGGGAAAGGCGCGGCTCAGAGGATAATGAGAATGATGGGATACAAAGAGGGTCATGGTCTTGGGAAGAATAAACAAGGTCGCGTGGAACTGGTAGAAGCGTCTAAGCAACACGGACGCAGAGGTCTCGGTCATCACGTTCCTGGGCTGGAAGCCTTGGGGCTTAAATGGACTTCTACGGACGAGGAGATAAAAGTTGTGGAGGAGCTGGAATGGATAAGCAGTCCGGCTACTTTGCCGACTATAGAAGAGATAAAAGGTTGGTTAGAGCAAGGTCCCAAAAAGAAAAGTATAGACGATGAGACTCTGTTCTGCGACAAAGATGTAGTTCTAAATGTTGTTAATTCAAAATCAGTATTCGATAAGTTGGACAATGTTGAGGTGCGTCGCGCTAGAGCGCGCTGCAATCCTTACGAAACTATTCGCGGCGCGATATTTTTAAATCGCGCCGCTGTTAAGATGGCGAACATAGATAAGGCGTGCAAATTTATGTTCACCAATCCGGAGGGCCTGGATAGGCACGATCTGCTCTACTTCGCGGATGTGTGCGCTGGCCCGGGCGGCTTCAGCGAGTATGTTCTTTGGAGGAAGAAATGGCACGCCAATGGATTTGGCTTCACCCTGAAGAATGAGAACGACTTCAAGCTAGATAATTTTTACGCGGGCTCCCCCGAAACTTTTCACCCGTATTATGGGCCGAAAGACAACGGCGACGCTTTTGATCGTAGTAATCAACAAGGTTTCAAAGAACTCATAATGAAGCATACCCGCGGTAAAGGAGTACACTTCATGATGTCCGATGGAGGATTTCTAGTAGATAAAGACAAAAATTTGCAGGAGATCTTCTTCAAGCAGTTGTATCTCTGTCAATGTTTAATAGCGCTGATGATTGTGCGCGTGAAAGGTCATTTCGTCACGAAGCTGTTCGACCTTTTCACTCCGTTCAGTGCCGGTCTAGTTTATTTAATGTACCGGTGCTTTGAAGAGGTCTGTATCTTCAAACCGAACTCCTCTAGGCCAGCAAATTCAGAGCGTTACTTGATATGTAAGAAGAAACGGCCAGGCACGAAACGTATCGAGGAACATCTCGACTATGTTAACGGTCTGCTCGGGAAGAACGACGACAATAACGACGTTGTGCAATTAGTGGCGTTCAAAGAATTAGAAAGGGAGGAGCAATTCTTGCAGTACTTACGagaatctaataaaaatttaggCAGGAAGCAGATAATAGGGCTTCGCAAAATTGCCGCGTTCTGCGAGGACAGCACGCTCACTGAACCGAAGCAGGCTGACATGCGGAAAGGCTGCTGCGAATATTGGAATATTCCCACGGACACTAGGATAAAACCGAGACAAATGAAGCCTCAAGAGAAATTGAAGACCCTGCTCAATGGCTCGGTGACGTTTCTGAACAGCGAACCAAAGAAGTTGACCACAGATAACATTGGGAGCACGATATTGAAAGAGCCGTACGATTGGTTTTGTATACCCTGCGGCAGCGGACCTTCCAGCGAAGCAAATAGAAATGCCACATTCTATATGAGCATGGGAAGAACCAAAGTGTATCGTTATGGAAAACGTGAGTGGGTGCCTGTGGGCGACATCAATATAGAATTGCCACCGGACACCCTCGTGTACGCTGAGCTTGTGTACGAAATACGAAAGGAATTCAGACTCCAGTCGAAGGTACTCGCATTGCATATTTTAGACGCTCTCGTTCTGGGCGGAGAAGACATTAGTCAGAAATACGTGGGAGAGAG GCACAGGTTAATACAAAAGTTTTGCCAAGCTTTGTGGAAACCGGATGGGGGCTCTCACGCTCGCATACGTGCAAAAGAATTGTTTCCTGTAGGGCCAAATATAGGCGAAAAATTGTACGTAAAGCAgcacatattaaaaaataatctgCCAGCTCTGGGATACGAATTTTCATTAACGCCTTTGGATTGCAACGATTCCGACGACGACAAACCGTACATCATTCCGAATAGCATACTCTTTCTAAAAAGTACTGCTTGCTCCTGGAATCGTTATTTCAGTAACACATACAACTTGACGTACGTTTTTAACTCTGCGAACGGGGACAAGTCATTTGACATGGACAGACCTGCCGCAGCCGAGGCAGGTTTCATCGAATCGTTTGAAAATCGCGTAATATGGTATTGGCCTAACGACGAGACACTTCCGATGGAGAAAGTTGTAGAGCTGGTTAAAGGGAAATATACCAAACACGAAGTGTCTCTAGAGTATTAA
- the LOC143375818 gene encoding uncharacterized protein LOC143375818, with product MYNNSYSNQTSYRPRGHRDSGSRNGSGTYWNSQQQMQKEKVIKKQAQRRTPGDLLKKPSWDLTKLPVITKNLYIPHINVLKRTTEEVAKYHIGKEITVKGNNTPSPIQAFEESNFPDYVMEEIRKQGFAEPTAIQAQGWPIALTGRDLVGIAQTGSGKTLAYILPATVHINNQPRLSRGDGPIVLILAPTRELAQQIQTVAKDFGSSSCIRNTCIFGGSPKGPQARDLERGVEICIATPGRLIDFLEKGTTNLRRCTYLVLDEADRMLDMGFEPQIRKIIEQIRPDRQVLMWSATWPKEVQALAEDFLTDYIQINIGSLTLAANHNIRQIIEICQEHEKEAKLSGLLREIGKDRGSKMIIFVETKKKVDDITKAIKREGWPAISIHGDKSQPERDYVLSEFRNGKTMILVATDVAARGLDVEDVKYVINFDYPNSSEDYIHRIGRTGRCQSAGTAYAYFTPNNARQAKELIAVLEEAGQVINPQLADLANSMKNQYGRGRQRWSHSRSNKDHNQPGSPRNNVSPTASSWQNQHSQSTQNNNANSQERTIARQQNGYQNTRQSNFQPSYQQQQHQPHQRQPNAYPNGCQTSSNSYQPGYQNTNIPRYHGRTGGFQGNRYHNRQNTYSGNQTGGQSMYSMPPPFMMPSGGHTDSGMQSLVNNKFFQTNRPPPNTGACAYQSMGYGQFQAVPSYSYPYPPTPVQQ from the exons ATGTATAACAACAGCTATTCCAATCAAACCAG TTACAGACCCAGGGGACACAGAGACTCTGGCAGTCGTAATGGCAGCGGTACGTACTGGAATAGCCAGCAACAAATGCAGAAGGAGAAGGTGATAAAGAAGCAGGCCCAGAGAAGGACTCCGGGAGATCTGCTGAAGAAGCCCAGCTGGGATTTGACTAAGTTGCCAGTGATAACTAAGAACCTGTATATTCCGCATATCAATGTTTTAAAACGAACGACCGAGGAAGTCGCCAAGTACCATATAGGCAAAGAAATCACTGTGAAGGGCAACAATACACCTTCTCCGATTCAAGCATTTGAAGAAAGTAACTTCCCAGACTATGTGATGGAGGAAATAAGGAAGCAAGGCTTCGCTGAACCAACCGCTATACAGGCGCAAGGCTGGCCAATTGCACTCACTGGACGTGACTTAGTTGGTATTGCTCAAACGGGGTCGGGGAAAACTCTAGCT TATATATTACCAGCAACCGTACACATTAATAATCAACCTCGTTTAAGTCGAGGGGATGGCCCGATCGTTCTGATTCTCGCTCCAACCAGAGAGCTCGCTCAGCAGATTCAAACGGTCGCTAAGGACTTCGGTTCCTCCTCGTGCATTCGCAACACTTGCATCTTTGGCGGCTCCCCGAAAGGGCCCCAGGCTCGCGATTTGGAGCGCGGCGTGGAGATATGCATCGCGACTCCTGGCAGATTGATCGATTTCCTCGAGAAGGGAACGACGAACTTGCGCAGATGCACGTACCTCGTGCTGGACGAGGCGGACAGAATGTTGGACATGGGATTCGAGCCTCAGATCCGGAAGATCATCGAGCAAATCAGACCAGACAGACAGGTGCTGATGTGGTCTGCGACCTGGCCCAAAGAAGTGCAGGCCCTTGCCGAGGACTTTCTAACGGACTACATTCAGATCAATATCGGCTCCCTAACGCTGGCCGCCAATCACAATATTCGGCAGATTATCGAGATCTGCCAGGAGCACGAGAAGGAGGCGAAGCTTTCCGGCCTGCTCCGGGAGATCGGCAAGGATCGAGGGAGCAAGATGATAATATTCGTGGAGACCAAGAAGAAGGTGGACGACATTACCAAGGCGATCAAGAGGGAAGGTTGGCCAGCCATCTCCATTCACGGCGACAAGTCACAGCCGGAGAGGGACTACGTGCTGTCCGAGTTCAGAAACGGCAAGACGATGATCCTCGTAGCTACCGACGTGGCTGCCCGGGGTTTAGACGTAGAGGATGTTAAATACGTAATCAACTTCGATTATCCGAACAGTTCCGAAGACTACATTCACCGCATCGGGAGAACCGGACGCTGTCAGAGCGCGGGTACCGCGTACGCTTACTTCACCCCCAACAACGCAAGGCAAGCGAAAGAACTGATCGCTGTTCTGGAGGAAGCTGGTCAGGTGATAAACCCACAACTGGCCGACCTGGCTAACTCGATGAAGAACCAGTACGGCAGGGGTCGCCAGCGTTGGAGCCACTCCCGCTCGAACAAGGACCACAACCAACCCGGAAGCCCCAGGAACAACGTCAGCCCGACTGCGAGCAGTTGGCAGAATCAGCATTCGCAGAGCACTCAGAACAACAACGCCAATAGCCAAGAGAGGACTATTGCACGCCAGCAGAATGGCTACCAGAACACTCGTCAGAGCAATTTCCAGCCCAGCTACCAGCAGCAACAGCACCAGCCACACCAACGGCAGCCGAATGCGTATCCCAACGGCTGCCAAACCAGCAGTAACAGCTACCAGCCCGGCTACCAGAACACGAACATACCCAGATACCATGGCAGGACAGGCGGTTTCCAAGGGAATCGATACCACAACCGACAAAACACGTACAGCGGCAATCAAACTGGAGGGCAGAGCATGTACTCGATGCCGCCGCCATTCATGATGCCATCCGGCGGCCACACCGATTCCGGGATGCAGAGCCTTGTGAACAACAAGTTCTTCCAGACGAATCGGCCACCTCCGAACACCGGAGCTTGTGCTTATCAGTCAATGGGCTACGGCCAGTTCCAGGCTGTGCCGTCGTACAGTTATCCTTACCCACCCACACCAGTGCAGCAGTGA